In Chitinophaga oryzae, the sequence TAAGGTGCAGGACGGCAACGAAACGCTGATCGGTACATTCGCCATCGGCGTCAATACTTCCGGGGACAAGTTCTCCCTGACCACCACCACCGCTTTTCATGGGATGGACCTGTGGAACGATACCGCGGTATCCAATCTGAATACCTTCCAGCCTATCTATCGCGCTTCTCATAACGATATGAGGGAGATGGTGCTGCACTTCGGAAATGATATTACCGGTTATCATATCGATAAGAAAACCGGTAAGAAGCGCCAGGTGAAAGAAGCGGGCGACCGGCCTTTTGTTGACAGTTACACCTACCCCTTCATCCTTTCGCTGCTGCCGCTAAAATCAGGCTACCAGACGGATTTTCCGGTATATGACTACAAGCCTTCGAACAAAAACAACGTGAAGACTGCCGTTGTGAAAGAAGTGAAAAACAATGTCTATAAGACCCTCCACTCCGGCAGTCGCGACGTATGGGAAGTTACGGTGGAGGAACCTTCCACCGGAGAAAAGTCCATATCCTATATTGACAAAAAGAGCCGCCGTCTCTGGCAGGTGGACATCTTTACCAGCGGGCTGCAGGTGAGAATGATAGATACGGAATCTGATGCCAACACCATCAAAGCGCCTTTCGATAAAGCAGCGACCCTGAAAATGATAACAGGTGGCAAAGCCATCATCTCCGGGCAGGCATTTGCCCGTGACCATGACCAGGGGCGCCAGCTATTGTCCAAAATACAGGTGATAAATATCCAGGCCAAGCAGGTGGCGCCTAAGGGCACCCAGGTGGTCCTCATTCCCTATAATGACTACTTTAAGGAATGGGTCAAGGTAAACGAATCGCAGCGGAAGAAAGGCCGGGAGGGTATCGCTCTTTCGGAAGAAGCTGCCGCGTGTATCAAAACCACTACCGTATACGATGATGCCGGTCACTTTGAATTTGTGAACCTGATGCCCGGCGAGTACCTGCTGTTCACGGAGTTCAGCTTTGTACATACCTATAGCCAGACCGAGGTGGTGGGCTACACAGATCACTATATCAACGGCATGTTCCAGTATTCGTCTGCCAATACTGTTAACAATAGTTATAGCACCGGCGCAGGGGCAAGCATTCAGAAAGTGGTGACCGTGAGCAAACCCGGCGAGAAAGTGGAGGTAAAACTGAAAAAGACGAAGCAGTAAAGGCTTTCAGTATGAAATCTACTGGTTTACCAGTAGGTATTCCAACGCCGAAAAGCCTACTTTTGTGTTGTCAGATAAACTATCAGGATTATGTTTTCTCCATTACGTAACTCAATATTCATCGCCGTAACGACATTATTTGCGGCTATTTCAGGGAGCGCTAACGCCCAGAGTAAGTTCGACGCCAATCTGCTAAAAAATGGCAAGTATACATTAGCTTGTTTTATGACCAATGAAGGCCGTGAACAGGCAATCGGTACTTTCACCTTCAATGTTAATACCACCGGCGATAAATTGTCGCTGACCGTTGTCACCGCGATCGCGGGACTGGAAGCGTGGAAGGATACCGCCGTGACCGACCTGAATACCTTCAAGCCGATCTATCTTGCTTCGCATAATACCATGAAAGACATGGTGGTGAACTTCGGCCCTAACATCACCGGCTATCACATCGACAAAAAAACAGGTCAGAAGAAAGTGATCAAAGAAGCCGGGGTCCCCTCTTTCGTGGACAGTTACACCTATCCTTTCCTGGTGTCAACGCTGCCGCTGACTTCCGGTTACAAGACAGACCTATCCGTGTTTGAATACAAGCCTACCAACACCGACAATATGAAAAAGATTGTGGTGGATGAAGTGAGGAACAATACCTACGTTAGTAAGTTCACCGGCAAACATGATGTATGGGAAGTATCCGCGGTAGAACCAGCCACCGGTGATAAAATGGTTTACCTCATCGATAAAAAGACCCGTCGCCTCTGGCAGCTGGAAGAGTGGGCCAACGGTCAGCATGTCCGGATGGTGGACATGGAGACAGACTTCAACTCCATTAAGGCGCCTTTCGATAAAGTAGCCACCCTGAAAATGGTGAAAGGTGGCGACGCCATCATCGCCGGACAGGTATTTGCCCGCGACTTTAACGATAATGGCACCATATGGGCCAAAATGCAGGTCATGAATATCCAGGCCAAGCAGGTTGCTCCTAAAGGTACCCAAGTGATCCTCATCCCCTACAACGACTACTTCAAGGAATGGATCAAGGTCAATGAATCCCAGCGGAAAAAAGGCCGGGAAGGTATTGCACTTTCCGACGAAGCCGCCGAATGCATCAAATCTACCACCGTATACGACGACGGCGGCCACTTTGAGTTTGTGAACCTGATGCCCGGAGAATACCTGCTGTACACAGAATTCAGTTATGTGCATTCTTACAGCCAGAACGAAGTAGTGGGATATACAGATCATTACATTAACGGCATGTTCCAGGGCACCAGTGCTAATACTGTCAGCAGGAACTATAACACCGGCGCCGGCGCCACCGTGAAGAAAGTGGTGACCGTGAGCAAGCCCGGTGAGAAAGTGGATGTGAAATTGAAGAAGACGAGAGCGTAAATACGTTTAATATATTGGAAGCCTTCAGCAGATGATGCTGGAGGCTTTTTTTATTCTGAGCAGACCGTCTTAGTGTTGTATATAGCATTAATCAGCTTTTCAATAGCCGTGTAAGTAAACGGTAAAGCTCAATGTCGTCATTTCGGTTAAATCAAAGCGCATTCCGGCTAAATCTAACATCATCTGGTTCCAGACCTTTGTATAAAAATGAGTCATTATGAAAGCAATCAGAATTTATGAGTTCGGCGAGCCGGAAGTGATGAAAATTGTAGAAGTCGAACGCCCCGTTCCGGCACCAGACGAAATCCTGGTCAAAGTTTACGCTGCCAGCGTTAACCCGGCCGATTACATCATACGAAGAGGTGGAAATGAAGGCCTGAAGCCTCTCCTGAAGCTGCCGATGGGATTAGGTATTGACGGAGCAGGAATTGTAGAGGCAATTGGAAGTGAGGTGACCAAATTCAAAATAGGTGACCGTGTATATGGGGTGCCTAACTATTTGGATGGCAGTTACACTGAATACCTGGCAGCTAAATCTGATCAATTTGCCCTTATGCCGCAGTCTGTCAGTTTTAACGAGGCCGGTTCGCTGCCGGCCTGCGCGCGTATGGCCTGGAGTGGAATGGTTGAGAAGGCTAAGATAAAGCCTGGTCAGCACGTACTGGTTCATGGCGCAGCCGGAGGGATCGGAAATCTTGCGTTACAGTTTGCTAAAGCTCATGGCGCTTATGTCATTGGGACTGCATCGGCCTATAATGCTGATTTTTTAAAACAGTTGGGCGCTGACGACGTGATTGACTACAACACACAAAAGTTTGAAGACATTGTGCGTGATATGGATGTGGTATTCAATGCCACTCCTACCACTACCGTCGATGAAGCATTGCGTCTCCGGTCTGTCAAAGTTCTAAGAGAAGGTGGTATCTTTGTATGTACTCATGGCGTGTGGCCTGGTGACGAGTTTAAGGAATTACTCGCCAGGAAAAATGCAACTGTATCGATGGCGGGTGTTGATATCAATCATTATCATTGCCTGACTGAAGTGGCTAAATTGATTGACGCAGGAAAAGTAAAACCTGTTATCAGCAGGATTTATCCGTGGGAGCAGGCCGCTGAAGCGCACCGTGATAGTGAAACAAAGCACGTTCGGGGCAAAATTGTACTTCAGGTCCGTAAAGAAGATTAAAGTCTATGATGCACTATAAAACGATCAGTCAATGGTTCGAGGCCTGGCAACTGCCAATGCCTGAGCATCCGCTTATCAGTGTTTTTAAGGTAGATATTGCCAAAATCATGTATAGCGGCGAATCCGTGAAAGCTTTTTGCGACTTCTATTGCATAGCGCTGAAGCGGGTGACAGGCGCCGAAAAAATAAAATTAAAGTATGGACAGCAACCTTATGACTTTAATGGTGGGATTATGTCTTTCGTATCTCCCGGCCAGGTGACGAGCCTTTCTGTCGACCAGGATACTGAAGTGAAGCAGTCAGGATGGTATGTAATTGTCCATCCTGATTTTCTGTGGAATACTGCCTTAGCGAACAACATTAAACGATATGAGTTCTGGGATTATACTGTAAACGAAGCCCTGTTCCTATCTGAAAAAGAGGAAGAGGTTATCATTAATATCATTGAAAATATACATCGGGAAACCCACGCTAACATTGACAAGTTCAGTAAACAGATCATCATATCACAATTGGAAAGCCTGCTGAACTATGCTGAACGGTTTTATAACCGCCAGTTTGTAACACGCGAAAAGGCCAATCATCATATACTTGATCGCCTGGAAAAAGTATTGGAAACCTATTTAAGTAGTGGTCAACCAGCCACTAAAGGTGTTCCTGCTGTCAACGATATTGCTGCCATGCTCAATATGTCCCCCAAATATTTAAGCAGCTTGTTACGCCTGCATACAGGGAAAAACACGCAGCATTACATCCACGAAAAGCTGATAGAAAGGGCTAAAGAAAGAATTTCCACCAGTGAGCTTTCTATAAGCGAGATCGCTTATGAGCTGGGGTTTGAACATTTGCAATCTTTTAGCCGGTTGTTTAAAGCGAAAACACAACTTTCTCCCCTCGAATTCAGGCGGTCATTCAAAAGTTAGCGATCACTTAACCCAGGAAAATTCCCGATGCTGTCGGATCACACCCAGCGCTCCACCATCGCCAACCCCACCACCGCCATCACGCCATAATCCTTAAACTCGCTCCGCATCACCTGCAGCGCTTTCCCCATGTGTTTTTCCACGGCCTTCACGGAGATGCCTAAACGTTCTGCTATTTCCTTATAGGACAATTCATCTCTCCTGCTCAGTAAAAATATCTCCCGGCTGCGTTCTGAAAGCCGGTCCAGCGCTTCGCCAAAACGTTTCTCCAGCAGCTGCAGGTCGTAGTTACAGGGACTTTCGGTGGATTCAGCAACGGTTAACTGCTGATGGTGCTGTTCATGAATAAGGGAGTTGCGCAGTTCGTTGAAGATGCGGTTCCGCAGCGCACTGTGCAGGTAGGCCCGCAGGTTGGTGATCTCGCTCAGGGACGAACGTTTGCGGTACAGGGTGAGGAACACTTCCTGCAGCAGGTCTTCCAGCAAATGCGGCACGGGCAGCTTTTTGAAAGCGGCCAGGTATAGTATACGGGCATGGCGGTCGTACAACGTTTTAAAGGCGCTGTTATCGTCGTGTGCCAGCAGGACTATCAGTTCGTGGTCGGATAAGGTGGAATACTCGATCATTCGGGGCAAAAGTTAAAAAAATTAAGGCGATGTTGATGCTATCTCCCTAAAAAAGACCAAAGAAGGGGGTAGGGTGGGTAAAAAGTTATGTGTCTTATAGAGGTATGCAACCAGATACCACCGATCGGCAGCTGCTGGAGCTGCTGGATAAATACCTGAAGGGGCACTGTACGGAACAGGAGCGGCAGCTGCTGGAGTCCTGGTACGAGGCCTATGAATCCCGGCTGGCGGATAACGGCCCGGCGGAGGTGCCGGCGCTGTACGACGGTATGGTGGCGCAGCTGCAGGCCGAAAAGGTATGGGCGGCGCCGGTTAAAAAGATACGTAGCTGGTGGAAAGCCGCGGCCGCAGTGCTGGTATTGGTCGCCGGGGCCACGCTGGCATGGGTGATATGGCCTTCCCGGATGCAGGAGGTGCGCACCCTGGCAGGGCATCACCGGCAGGTGACCCTCCCCGACGGCACGCAGGTATGGCTTAATGTCAGCAGCAGCCTGAAATACAGCGCCGGCATGAAAAACGCTCAGCGCGACGTATACCTGGAAGGCGAAGGCTATTTCGACGTGGCCACTAACGACCTCCACCCTTTTATCATCCATACGAAAGATATCACCGTGAAGGTGCTGGGCACCCGGTTCAACCTGAAAGCCTATAACGGCGAATCGCTGGAAACAGCCCTGCTGCAGGGTAAGGTGGCGGTAAGCCTGAACAGCCTGCCGGAAAAATCACTGCAGCTGGCGCCGCAACAGAAACTGACGTTGACCCGCAAAGCTGACGCGGAACAGGCCTCCGGGGAAGATTGGGGCGAGTTCATCGCGGAAGTGCAGCCCATCCAGCGGCAGGGCGAAACAGAAACCGGCTGGCAGAAAGACAAACTGGAATTCCACAATAAATCATTTTCCGAACTGGCGCGGATTATGGAAAGATGGTACGGCAAAACCATCCTGATAAAAGATGCATCGCTCAACAGCAACCGGTTCAACGGCACCTTCCGCCGGGAAGACGTGACCCGTGCGCTGAAAGCCCTGCAGCTGACCGCCGACTTTAACTATAAAATCAAGGGAGATATAGTAATCATATATAAATAATCAACCAAAAGAACAGAACAATGCCAATGTCCACATCTATTCCACAACCGGGCTAGCAGCGCCCCTATACATCAATAGAAAAGGGAAGTGCGGCTACACTCCCCTTTTTGCCGTCAAACATGGAATGAAACAACATTTTCCGTGCGGGAAGTCATGTGTTTCAAATTGTCTAACATTCAAATCAAATGTATGAAAAAAAAGCTGTGTCCACAACCAGCCATTCCCCGGTCTTTATTGAGAAAAACACTATTGTGTATGAAGCTTTGCCTGTTACTGATGACTGCTTTTGTCCTGCAATTGCGCGCGGCAGTGTATTCACAAACCCGTTTTTCCATCAACAGCAAACAGATGGAAATGCGCCGGCTGCTCGAATGGATCGAAACCAAAAGCAGCTACCGCTTTCTCTATAACTTTAAAACATTTCCCGCCACGGATAAAGTCGATGTGAACTTCGACAATGCCACGCTGCCGGCTATCCTCGACGGGGTACTGCAAAAATCCTATACCTACCGCATCCTGGAAGATAACCTCGTGGTCATCTCCCCCGCTGAAAAGCAACAGGATATCACCGTAAAAGGGAAAGTGGTGGGCAACAACGGCGTGGAGCTGATAGGCGTAAGCATACAACTGAAAGGTACCAGCCGCGGCACCGCCACCGACGAGCACGGTAACTTCTCCATCAATACCCCCGCCAACGGCGTGCTGATCATCTCCTATGTGGGATACGCCTCCCAGGAAGTACCTGTCAACGGGAAAACACAACTCAGCACCATCACCCTGAAAGCCTCCGACGCAGGCCTTAACGAAGTGGTGGTACTGGGCTACGGCCAGAAACAGATACGGCAAAGCGTTACCGGCGCTATCAGCAGTATTCAGACCAAGGAACTGAAACAAAGCCCGGTAGCCAACCTCACCAACGCACTGGCAG encodes:
- a CDS encoding DUF3108 domain-containing protein, translating into MFSFSRKSIVIAAAMLLAAVSGSAQEQGKFDPKLLKSGNYKLACYKVQDGNETLIGTFAIGVNTSGDKFSLTTTTAFHGMDLWNDTAVSNLNTFQPIYRASHNDMREMVLHFGNDITGYHIDKKTGKKRQVKEAGDRPFVDSYTYPFILSLLPLKSGYQTDFPVYDYKPSNKNNVKTAVVKEVKNNVYKTLHSGSRDVWEVTVEEPSTGEKSISYIDKKSRRLWQVDIFTSGLQVRMIDTESDANTIKAPFDKAATLKMITGGKAIISGQAFARDHDQGRQLLSKIQVINIQAKQVAPKGTQVVLIPYNDYFKEWVKVNESQRKKGREGIALSEEAAACIKTTTVYDDAGHFEFVNLMPGEYLLFTEFSFVHTYSQTEVVGYTDHYINGMFQYSSANTVNNSYSTGAGASIQKVVTVSKPGEKVEVKLKKTKQ
- a CDS encoding DUF3108 domain-containing protein, which produces MFSPLRNSIFIAVTTLFAAISGSANAQSKFDANLLKNGKYTLACFMTNEGREQAIGTFTFNVNTTGDKLSLTVVTAIAGLEAWKDTAVTDLNTFKPIYLASHNTMKDMVVNFGPNITGYHIDKKTGQKKVIKEAGVPSFVDSYTYPFLVSTLPLTSGYKTDLSVFEYKPTNTDNMKKIVVDEVRNNTYVSKFTGKHDVWEVSAVEPATGDKMVYLIDKKTRRLWQLEEWANGQHVRMVDMETDFNSIKAPFDKVATLKMVKGGDAIIAGQVFARDFNDNGTIWAKMQVMNIQAKQVAPKGTQVILIPYNDYFKEWIKVNESQRKKGREGIALSDEAAECIKSTTVYDDGGHFEFVNLMPGEYLLYTEFSYVHSYSQNEVVGYTDHYINGMFQGTSANTVSRNYNTGAGATVKKVVTVSKPGEKVDVKLKKTRA
- a CDS encoding NADP-dependent oxidoreductase translates to MKAIRIYEFGEPEVMKIVEVERPVPAPDEILVKVYAASVNPADYIIRRGGNEGLKPLLKLPMGLGIDGAGIVEAIGSEVTKFKIGDRVYGVPNYLDGSYTEYLAAKSDQFALMPQSVSFNEAGSLPACARMAWSGMVEKAKIKPGQHVLVHGAAGGIGNLALQFAKAHGAYVIGTASAYNADFLKQLGADDVIDYNTQKFEDIVRDMDVVFNATPTTTVDEALRLRSVKVLREGGIFVCTHGVWPGDEFKELLARKNATVSMAGVDINHYHCLTEVAKLIDAGKVKPVISRIYPWEQAAEAHRDSETKHVRGKIVLQVRKED
- a CDS encoding helix-turn-helix domain-containing protein is translated as MMHYKTISQWFEAWQLPMPEHPLISVFKVDIAKIMYSGESVKAFCDFYCIALKRVTGAEKIKLKYGQQPYDFNGGIMSFVSPGQVTSLSVDQDTEVKQSGWYVIVHPDFLWNTALANNIKRYEFWDYTVNEALFLSEKEEEVIINIIENIHRETHANIDKFSKQIIISQLESLLNYAERFYNRQFVTREKANHHILDRLEKVLETYLSSGQPATKGVPAVNDIAAMLNMSPKYLSSLLRLHTGKNTQHYIHEKLIERAKERISTSELSISEIAYELGFEHLQSFSRLFKAKTQLSPLEFRRSFKS
- a CDS encoding sigma-70 family RNA polymerase sigma factor — translated: MIEYSTLSDHELIVLLAHDDNSAFKTLYDRHARILYLAAFKKLPVPHLLEDLLQEVFLTLYRKRSSLSEITNLRAYLHSALRNRIFNELRNSLIHEQHHQQLTVAESTESPCNYDLQLLEKRFGEALDRLSERSREIFLLSRRDELSYKEIAERLGISVKAVEKHMGKALQVMRSEFKDYGVMAVVGLAMVERWV
- a CDS encoding FecR family protein; translation: MQPDTTDRQLLELLDKYLKGHCTEQERQLLESWYEAYESRLADNGPAEVPALYDGMVAQLQAEKVWAAPVKKIRSWWKAAAAVLVLVAGATLAWVIWPSRMQEVRTLAGHHRQVTLPDGTQVWLNVSSSLKYSAGMKNAQRDVYLEGEGYFDVATNDLHPFIIHTKDITVKVLGTRFNLKAYNGESLETALLQGKVAVSLNSLPEKSLQLAPQQKLTLTRKADAEQASGEDWGEFIAEVQPIQRQGETETGWQKDKLEFHNKSFSELARIMERWYGKTILIKDASLNSNRFNGTFRREDVTRALKALQLTADFNYKIKGDIVIIYK